The following are from one region of the Shinella sp. PSBB067 genome:
- the purC gene encoding phosphoribosylaminoimidazolesuccinocarboxamide synthase, producing MNRRRRIYEGKAKILYEGPEPGTLIQFFKDDATAFNKKKHDVIDGKGVLNNRISEYIFTQLNKMGIPTHFIRRLNMREQLIKEVEIIPLEVVVRNVAAGSLSKRLGIEEGTVLPRSIIEFYFKADALEDPMVSEEHITAFGWASPQELDDIMALAIRVNDFLSGLFLGVGIQLVDFKIECGRLYEGDMMRIIIADEISPDSCRLWDIATQEKMDKDRFRRDMGGLVEAYQEVARRLGIINENEPVRGTGPVLVK from the coding sequence ATGAACCGTCGCCGCCGTATCTACGAGGGCAAGGCCAAGATTCTCTACGAGGGTCCCGAGCCGGGCACGCTGATCCAGTTCTTCAAGGACGATGCCACCGCCTTCAACAAGAAGAAGCACGATGTCATCGACGGGAAGGGTGTGCTCAACAACCGGATCTCCGAGTACATCTTCACGCAGCTCAACAAGATGGGCATCCCGACCCATTTCATCCGCCGCCTGAACATGCGCGAGCAGTTGATCAAGGAAGTCGAGATCATCCCGCTGGAGGTCGTCGTGCGCAACGTCGCCGCCGGCTCGCTCTCCAAGCGCCTCGGCATCGAGGAAGGCACCGTCCTGCCGCGCTCGATCATCGAATTCTACTTCAAGGCCGACGCGCTCGAAGACCCGATGGTCTCCGAGGAGCACATCACCGCCTTCGGCTGGGCAAGCCCCCAGGAACTCGACGACATCATGGCGCTCGCCATCCGCGTCAACGACTTCCTCTCCGGCCTCTTCCTCGGCGTCGGCATCCAGCTCGTCGACTTCAAGATCGAATGCGGACGCCTCTACGAGGGCGACATGATGCGCATCATCATCGCCGACGAGATCTCGCCCGACAGCTGCCGCCTCTGGGACATCGCCACCCAGGAGAAGATGGACAAGGACCGCTTCCGCCGCGACATGGGCGGCCTCGTGGAAGCCTACCAGGAAGTGGCCCGCCGCCTCGGCATCATCAACGAGAACGAGCCCGTGCGCGGCACCGGCCCCGTTCTGGTGAAGTAA
- the purS gene encoding phosphoribosylformylglycinamidine synthase subunit PurS — protein MIKARVTVTLKNGVLDPQGKAIEGALGSLGFDGVGQVRQGKVFDLELQTADRAKAEADLKAMCDKLLANTVIENYTIALS, from the coding sequence ATGATCAAGGCACGCGTAACGGTTACGCTCAAGAACGGCGTTCTCGACCCGCAGGGCAAGGCCATCGAGGGCGCGCTCGGCAGCCTCGGCTTCGACGGTGTCGGCCAGGTCCGCCAGGGCAAGGTTTTCGACCTGGAGCTCCAGACCGCCGACCGCGCCAAGGCCGAAGCCGACCTCAAGGCCATGTGCGACAAGCTTCTGGCCAACACGGTAATCGAGAACTATACTATCGCCCTCTCTTAA
- the purQ gene encoding phosphoribosylformylglycinamidine synthase subunit PurQ — MKSAVVQLPGLNRDRDMIAALTKISGKAPVTVWQTETDLPDVDLIVIPGGFSYGDYLRCGAIAARMPVMQAIKAKAEAGVKVLGVCNGFQILLEAGLLPGALMRNASLKFVCREVKLEVANAETDFTRAYDKGQIIRCPVAHHDGNYFADADTLARVEGNGQVVFRYAEGTNPNGSINDIAGVMNEKGNVLGLMPHPENLIEAAHGGSDGRGLFASVLDVIAA; from the coding sequence ATGAAGTCCGCCGTCGTCCAACTTCCCGGCCTCAACCGCGATCGCGACATGATCGCGGCGCTGACCAAGATTTCCGGCAAGGCGCCGGTGACCGTCTGGCAGACCGAAACGGACCTGCCGGATGTCGACCTGATCGTCATCCCGGGCGGCTTCTCCTATGGCGACTACCTGCGCTGCGGCGCGATTGCCGCCCGCATGCCCGTCATGCAGGCGATCAAGGCGAAGGCCGAGGCCGGCGTGAAGGTGCTGGGCGTGTGCAACGGCTTCCAGATCCTGCTCGAAGCGGGTCTCCTGCCGGGCGCGCTGATGCGCAACGCCTCGCTGAAATTCGTCTGCCGCGAAGTGAAGCTGGAAGTGGCGAATGCCGAGACCGACTTCACCCGCGCCTATGACAAGGGCCAGATCATCCGCTGCCCGGTCGCCCATCACGACGGCAACTACTTCGCCGACGCCGACACGCTCGCAAGGGTCGAAGGCAACGGCCAGGTCGTCTTCCGCTATGCCGAAGGCACCAACCCGAACGGCTCGATCAACGACATTGCCGGCGTGATGAACGAAAAGGGCAACGTTCTCGGCCTGATGCCGCATCCGGAAAACCTCATCGAGGCCGCCCATGGCGGTTCCGACGGCCGCGGTCTCTTCGCATCGGTCCTCGACGTCATCGCTGCCTGA
- a CDS encoding DUF1127 domain-containing protein, with protein sequence MAIDTFYADAKGKAQGSLRAILRRAWRACWTWHIKRHTRYALLELTDEQLRDVGLTRSEARREAGKSCYWD encoded by the coding sequence ATGGCAATCGATACATTTTACGCCGATGCAAAGGGCAAGGCGCAAGGCTCGCTCCGGGCGATCCTTCGGCGCGCATGGCGCGCCTGCTGGACATGGCATATCAAGCGGCATACGCGCTACGCGCTGCTGGAGCTGACGGACGAGCAACTGCGCGATGTCGGGCTGACCCGCAGCGAAGCCCGGCGCGAGGCCGGAAAGTCATGTTACTGGGATTGA
- a CDS encoding PLP-dependent aminotransferase family protein gives MTNWLPDLQASDGPLYVRIADQIEQAINTGALASGSKLPPQRNLAYDIGVTIGTVSRAYSMVRERGLVSGEVGRGTYVLGTGAEDEPAPIDMVSARLSGTRAANAPPGKLRFDTTAATDVGQAAVITDVLSAICREKPSEIASYTRNFPQHWLEAGRVWLRRGDWQPGLDSIVPTLGAHAAVIAAVSVITAPGDRIAFEHVTYSQISRGTALLGRQTALVESDADGVIPEDFERVCLQQHPKLAFLMSSAQNPTLATMPEERRRAIVAIARRHNVFLVEDNLYGGATDNGIPLLAEIAPERTFLVGGLSKSVAAGVRGGWIACPPHLAQRVRIAHKMVSGGLPYLLAELAARLVLSGTADAIRTQVAEEVSAREAHARDILAGLDFNSHPRVPFLWLKLPDPWLSGTFHQAAFAEDILIDDEDEFKAGRSEKTFYRVRIGFSSPENREDVVTGLTRLRRLLAHGPTGYDSPA, from the coding sequence ATGACAAATTGGCTGCCCGATCTCCAGGCCTCCGACGGCCCGCTCTATGTCCGCATCGCCGACCAGATCGAGCAGGCGATCAACACCGGTGCGCTCGCATCCGGCAGCAAGCTGCCGCCCCAGCGCAACCTCGCCTATGACATCGGCGTGACGATCGGCACAGTCAGCCGCGCCTACAGCATGGTGCGCGAACGCGGGCTGGTCAGCGGCGAGGTCGGCCGCGGGACCTACGTGCTCGGCACGGGGGCGGAGGACGAGCCGGCGCCGATCGACATGGTCAGCGCCCGGCTGTCCGGCACGCGTGCCGCCAACGCCCCGCCGGGTAAATTGCGCTTCGACACCACGGCGGCGACGGATGTCGGCCAGGCGGCCGTCATCACCGACGTCCTCTCGGCGATATGCCGGGAAAAGCCGAGCGAAATCGCAAGCTACACCCGGAACTTCCCGCAGCACTGGCTGGAAGCGGGCCGCGTCTGGCTGAGGCGGGGCGACTGGCAGCCCGGCCTCGACAGCATCGTCCCGACGCTCGGCGCCCATGCAGCGGTCATCGCGGCCGTCTCCGTCATCACCGCGCCCGGCGACCGCATCGCCTTCGAGCATGTCACCTATTCGCAGATCAGCCGCGGCACCGCCCTGCTCGGCCGCCAGACCGCGCTCGTCGAATCGGATGCGGACGGCGTCATCCCCGAGGATTTCGAGCGGGTCTGCCTGCAGCAGCATCCCAAGCTCGCCTTCCTCATGTCCTCGGCGCAGAACCCGACGCTCGCCACCATGCCGGAGGAGCGTCGCCGCGCCATTGTCGCCATCGCCAGGCGGCACAATGTCTTCCTGGTGGAGGACAATCTCTACGGCGGGGCGACGGACAACGGCATCCCGCTGCTTGCCGAAATCGCGCCCGAGCGCACCTTCCTGGTCGGCGGCCTGTCGAAGAGCGTGGCGGCCGGGGTGCGCGGCGGCTGGATCGCCTGCCCGCCGCACCTTGCCCAGCGCGTGCGCATCGCCCACAAGATGGTGAGCGGCGGCCTGCCGTACCTGCTTGCCGAACTGGCCGCGCGGCTGGTGCTGAGCGGCACGGCCGATGCCATCCGCACGCAGGTCGCCGAAGAGGTGAGCGCGCGCGAGGCCCATGCGCGCGACATCCTCGCCGGGCTCGATTTCAACTCGCACCCGCGCGTGCCCTTCCTCTGGCTGAAGCTGCCGGACCCCTGGCTTTCCGGCACGTTCCACCAGGCGGCCTTCGCCGAGGACATCCTCATCGACGACGAGGACGAGTTCAAGGCCGGCCGCTCGGAAAAGACCTTCTACCGGGTGCGCATCGGCTTTTCCTCGCCGGAGAACCGGGAAGACGTCGTCACCGGCCTGACGCGGCTGCGCCGCCTGCTCGCCCATGGTCCAACAGGCTACGACAGCCCGGCCTGA